CAAAACCTCACTGCTTTACATCAAGCAATTTTCATGCCAAAACAAAAAATAAGTGACAACTAAGCGAAATGTTCACCATTTTGTCACTTAATTCAGAAATGATTTACCCGATTACGTTAACTACTTGTTAAACAAGGGACTTGTATAATTTAAAAATGAATTGATCATTCACTTTTGAATTTATGATAAATTATATTTTTGTAGCTTTCGAAAAACTGTTGCTTGGCTTGTTTGAAGCTTTTCAGCAATTTGATACGTTGTTTTATATTTTAATAGAGCTTTTTTAAGAGCTGTTTTCTCAGCTTGTTCTACGATCTCTCTTAATGACACCTCTTCAAGAACAACTTCTTCATCTGATGTCGATTTTTGGTATTCATCTGGCAGGTCATTGATGGATACGTATTCGTTTGGTACGGTCAAAATAAGTCTTTCTAATAAATTGGATAGTTCCCTTACATTGCCTGGCCAATCAAACTGATAAAAAAAGTTACTAATCTTTTGATCTAACACTTTTTCAACTGAATATTTCTTCTTGTACAGCTCTAAAAAATAGTGAACAAGTGGAAGGATATCAGCACGCCTTTCTCTAAGAGGAGGCACGAAAATTGGGACAACATTTAACCGGTAATAAAGATCTTCACGAAATGTTCCTCTTTTGACCATTTCTTTTAAATCTCTATTTGTGGCTGCCACTAATCGAACATCCACTCTTTTCGTTTTTGTGCCGCCTACTCTCATAATTTCTTTTTCCTGAATTGCACGAAGCAGCTTTACTTGAAGATCCATTGGCATTTCGCCGACTTCATCTAAAAAAAGCATGCCATTATGAGCTAATTCAAACATCCCCACTTTTCCCGTCCTATTAGCACCTGAAAATGCGCCACCTTCATAACCAAACAACTCTGATTCAAGAAGCTCATTTGGGATTGCCCCACAATTGACTTTTATAAGCTGCCCCTCCTTAAATCTGTCACTTGAGCGATATAAGTATCGAACCAACACATCCTTTCCTACTCCTGTTTCACCAAGAACAAGAATTGTTGTATCAAAGTTGGCAAGCCTGCCGATCATTTGATAAATCTCAATCATCTTATCACTTTTGAGGATAATATCAGGGTCTTGAATGGCAAAAGATTTTAATCTATCAAGCTCTTCTTTATATTTCTCATTAAGCTGTTGCACTTTTTTCAGCTCTTTATTTAATTGATTTAATTCAGAAAGATCACGAATATTCGTGACAATCTTTTCGATTTCACCTTCTTCATTAAAAATAGGATTTCCCGTCATTAGTGTTTCTTTTTGATTGAAATTTTGCTGAACAACTGAAACTGAACGTTTTTGCTCCATAACTTTCAATGTTACAGATTGTTCTAATATCCCTCTTTTTATTAAATGATTAATATTTTTCCCAATATAATAATGCTTAGGAATTCCTGTGATCCGTTCTATGGCAGAATTTGTTTTTAATGTATTGCCAAACTTATCAGTAATATAAATGCCGTCAAATGAACTTTCAATAATTGCGTCTAATTCACGGTTTGATTTATCAAGCTCCTTAATTCGTTCCTCAAGTTGAAACCATTGCTGACCGTTTGCTAATATGTACATTCTTCTCTGCTGGTTTTCTGTTGTAAAATCTTTAAAAAGAAGTAAGTATTGAAGGGTATTTTTAGAGGCAATGATCATATTTGATTTCTTCTCGTCCCAAAAATCAAATAAATCTTTTATTTTCATTTGTAAGCATACTAATTTCTCTAACTCATCTGACCCACCAAAACGGAAATCTATAATGCTACCATCTATTGATGTAATGATTGTATTAAAAAGCATTAAACTATTTTCAGTTTTAATCATTTCCTCACCCTTTGTTTAAATAATATTATTTAAAACGCTTACACAATTAAATTTTAAAGGTTTTAAATGAAAAAAACCATAGAAAAAAGACAGAACATGTTGCTCTGTCTTTATATGAAAATATTAAATTGGTGCATCTACTTCTAAGTCTTCTATTGGTTTCTCCACATATTGTACATCTTTACGAGCGTTATAGCGATCCGCTTTTTCTACCGTAACTGTAATATTGTAGTCAGGGATTCCGGCGAATTTTTCATATCTTCCTCGTGGTAACAAGAAATTACCCTCAGGGAAGTGAACTTCTAGGTTTCCTTTTGCAATGTCTACGAACTTCGCTCTTCCTTGGAAAACACCAAAGCCATTATATACAACAATGCCTTCTCCCTCTGCAATACTTAAACGTTTAGCATCCTCTGCATTCATAAGAACATCATAACGTTCTGCGCCGTTAAATGGATCTGTTTCTTTATAAACCATTGAGTTAAATTGCTTTCCACGTCGAGACGTGACAACAAATTGCCCTTCTTTTTTACCAAGATCCGGTATTTCAACTGAAATCAAGTTTCCTTTTCCATCTGGTGTCGGACAAACTCCACCTTCACATAACCAAGCACCACCCCATTGGAAAACATCACCTGCATTTTTCAAATGCTGAATGCCATCGTAGTCACGGTTTGCAATAGCAATTTCATCACGAATTTCCTGGCCTGTTTTAAAATCAACAAGATGAGCAGTTTCAGGTTTCACACGTTTGGCAAGATCAACGTAAATCTTCCATTCTGCACGTGCCTCTTTAATTTCATTTTTATTTCCATCAATTTCAGGTGAAAAATAGACCATTCTTTCAGTTGACGTAGAAGTTCCGCCACCTTCTTGTTCATAGCGTGTTTTAGCAGGTAAAACGATGACAGCCTCTTTCGCATCGACAAGTGTTGACGTGTTGAAAATGATATCTTGGTGAACGCGAATGTCTAGTTCTGATAAAGCTTTTTCAACAAAATCAGGATCTGGCATCGTTTCTAGGAAGTTACCACCAGATAAATAATAAAGTTTAATTTTTCTTTCGTGATCTTCAGGGAGAACGATGTTTTCAAGCGTAACACCCACAATATCACCTTGCCATTTTGGTAATTCAAAATCCCATATATTCTCAATATGTTTCACGTTTTCTTCTTCAAATCCACCACCAGGTAAAACAAATGGATCAGCCCCCATTTCACCTGAACCTTGTACTGAAGAGTGACCGCGGAAAGGCATTAATCCGCTATTTTTACGTCCCAAGAAGCCACGCAATAACGCAAGGTTTGCAACTTGTGAAATATTGTCTGTGGCAAATGAATGCATCGTCAATCCTAGTGCCCAAGCAAAGATAGCATTTTTACTTTTTGCTAAAAGGCTAGATAGCTCAATGATTCTATCTTTTGAAATACCAGATGACTTAATGATTTCATCCCATGATTGTTGCTTAACATGTGCTTTTAATTCTTCATAATCGTTTACATGTTTTTGTACAAACTCATGGTTAATTGCGGAACCATGTTGTTTTTCTTCCATCTCGAACCAGTGCTTCATAATTCCATGCATGAAGGCAATATCTCCACCAATGTTTACTTGATAGAAATCATCAGCAATTTTTGTTCCAAATAAAGCTGATTCCATGTTAGATGGAATCCAATATTTATCCATTGCAGGCTCACTATATGGATTAACAACAATTATTTTGGTACCTCTCTTTTTCGCTTCCAACATATATTTTGTGGAAACGGGTGATGCGTTTGAAGCAACACTACCCCAGAATAATAATACATCTGTTCCAAACCAATCTTGATAATTAACAGTTGATGCTCCAACACCGATAGAACGCTTTAATGCTGTTTTACTTGGCGAATGGCAAATACGTGATGCATTATCAATATTATTTGTACCTAGAAAACGAGATACTTTTGCAGCTACATAGTACGACTCATTTGTAATTCCTCTCGAAGTTAAGTAAAAAGCATATTGTTTCGGATCTAATTGTTTCATTTTATTTGCAATCATGTCCATTGCTTCATCCCATGAAATACGGGAAAATTTTCTCTCCCCATTACGGCGAATAAGCGGATATGGAATTCGACCTAATTTCCTTAACTCAGTACTGCTATACTTTCTCAATTCATCGATATCTGCATGTACAATTTCTTCTTTTAATGCCGGCATCGTGTTTAAACGAAGTACATTTAATCTTGTTGTACACATATGAGGGCCCTTTAGTGTTTGGTCATGCAAACCGGACACACCTAATGCACAGCCATCACAAACTCCTTTTGTTAAAATTCGTGATGCATACCCTAGATTATCTTTATTATCCCATGCGATTTTCATCGTATCGCGGAAATGTTGTGGTTTAACCTTCCCTAGACCAAACGGAATTGGACTCACCCAGTGCTTAGGCTGCGGTGCTTTTGTTGCTTTTATAGGTCCTTGATGTTTTGTCTCTCCCATTTGAATTTCACTCCTTGTTCTGCCTGAAAATTTTTCGTCTTCTTTATTTATAAAATTGTTAGTTAGAAAAACTAGCCTATCATTAATTCAATCTGATTTATTGATAGGCTAATTTTTCTTTAATCCATTTACCAATCTTATTCAATGATTGGTAAATGGACTAATATAACCTAAGTAACAAAAAACCACCGTAAACTCATAATAAAAATACTGTGTTGAGTCAAACGGTGGTTAGTCTTTCGCAGGGTCGCTACTAAGTGCCATACCAATTTATTTAATTGAATGAATAAATATGTTTATTATTACTTTTTATTTTTATTTAGAGAATTTTTGTTGTAAGTCTTCATTGAAAACAAAGATCGACATACCAAAATCTCTGTCAATATCTATATCTACGAACAAATCAACGAATTTACAGTTTAGAAACTCTTCCATTTCAATAGGTGGGTTTTTCTTGTAAATTTGTTTAACCATTTCAGTTCTAGCAGATCGTAGCGCTTGCTTTCCTTCATCTGCACTGGCAATGAATTTTTCCACCGGTGATAAATTCCCTTCCATCTCACAAATAGCCCAGTTTTTACAAAAGGTTGTTGTGATTTTACTCGGACCTTTTCCCATATGCTTTTTTCGGAAAGAACGAACGATATTACTAAACTCTGCCTCATACTTATTCATAATATCCTCCTACCTGTACACAGGTTTTAGCATGAGGTATTTTACCATACCCTCAGTGCATTGTGGAAGTATTATTTATCCAGCTATTTTTGATCCTGACACTTGTTGTTGACGTAACTTATTAATATCACGGCGAATAACAATAGAAACGATTAATGCAAGTACAAACATGCCCGAGAAGAAAGTTAAACTAGTTGCATAGCTTCCAGTAGTATCTTTCATCCACGCTGCAAACATTGGACCCGCTAATCCTGCAGCAGCCCATGCTGTAAGAATGTATCCATGAATTGCACCTAATTGTTTTGTACCGAATAAATCGCCAATATAAGCAGGAATTGCTGCAAAACCTCCACCATAACAAGTGTATACGACTGCTAACATAACTTGAAATAAAAATGCTTCTGTAGTATGTGGTAAAACGGCAAATAAGACAATTTGTAAGACGAAGAAAGTTGTATACGTATTTGGTCGACCAATAAAATCTGAGATTGACGCCCAACCGATACGTCCTAATCCATTAAATATTCCCAGGATACCTACTAATGCTGCAGCTTCTACTGTTGTAAGTCCAATACTTTCTTCAGCTAAAGGTTTTGCAGCCGAGAGAATGGCAATACCACATGTTACGTTGATGAATAACATAATCCATAGATAATAAAATCTTGATGTTTTAATTGCTTCGTTTGCCGTTAATTGTGATAAATCTTCTTTAATTCTTGATTTTCCAGATTGTCCTTTTTCATTAAATCCTTTTGGTGCCCAACCAACTGGTGGCTTTTCTAAATATAATGAAGATAATGACATTATGACTAAATATGAAATCCCTAGAATAAAGAATGTGTTTGCTGTACCAACCGAATTAATGAGTGACTCCATCACTGGACTTGCAATGGCAGCAGCAAATCCGAATCCCATAATAGCTAGTCCTGTTGCAAGGCCACGACGGTCCGGGAACCATTTTACTAACGTTGAAACAGGTGCAATATATCCAACTCCAAGTCCAATTCCTCCAAGAACACCATATGTAACATAGAGGAAAGGTAATGATCCTAGATTAACCGCTAAACCGGAACCGATAATCCCAGCACCAAAGAATCCAGCTGCAAGTAAACCAGCTGCTCTTGGGCCGTATTTTTCAACAAAGTGTCCTAAAAACGCTGCGGACAATCCAAGAAATAAAATGGCAATACTAAATGTTAATTGTACTTGTTGAGCCGTCCATCCAAACTCTTCCATTAATGGATTGGTAAAGTTACTCCAAGCATACACGGATCCAATTGAAATATGAATCCCTACTGCAGAAGCAGCAATTAGCCAACGATTTTTTGTCTTTTTCATGTGGTCATCCCCTTAAGGTAAGCTTTTAAAAATTTTTCTACGATGTAAAATCAAATCTTAACAAAATGAATAGTATAATATCTTGTTAAACAAAGAAAACCGCCAATCCCATTAAAATATGACAAATAAATGCCTATCTTAAAGGTGATTGACGGTTAGTTTCAAGCAGGAATCGCTACTATCGGACCAACAGTTAATCGCTTTCAAATTCGTAACATTTTGAATCGATGACAGGTTCGCTATCTCGGAAGCAATTTGTTACAAAATCATGAACTTTGTAACGAAATATTACCATGTTCTTTTTTATTGTGCAAGAATAAATTTTCACTTTTAGGCACACCTAACTTTTCATTAGGAAATCTTTAATACTTGTTTAAAAAATCAATCTATGTTTATATTTTTAGTAATCTTAGAATTCGGGTGTGAGATGATATGGATATGAAAATGAGTATAAATCAACAAATAACAAAATATAAAAATGGGAAATTAGTTGAAACAACCGATGATATTGTTACTGAATTCCCCTTAACAATTTTTGTGAATAATGAAGAGTTTGCTACAA
This genomic stretch from Metabacillus sp. B2-18 harbors:
- a CDS encoding sigma-54 interaction domain-containing protein, with translation MIKTENSLMLFNTIITSIDGSIIDFRFGGSDELEKLVCLQMKIKDLFDFWDEKKSNMIIASKNTLQYLLLFKDFTTENQQRRMYILANGQQWFQLEERIKELDKSNRELDAIIESSFDGIYITDKFGNTLKTNSAIERITGIPKHYYIGKNINHLIKRGILEQSVTLKVMEQKRSVSVVQQNFNQKETLMTGNPIFNEEGEIEKIVTNIRDLSELNQLNKELKKVQQLNEKYKEELDRLKSFAIQDPDIILKSDKMIEIYQMIGRLANFDTTILVLGETGVGKDVLVRYLYRSSDRFKEGQLIKVNCGAIPNELLESELFGYEGGAFSGANRTGKVGMFELAHNGMLFLDEVGEMPMDLQVKLLRAIQEKEIMRVGGTKTKRVDVRLVAATNRDLKEMVKRGTFREDLYYRLNVVPIFVPPLRERRADILPLVHYFLELYKKKYSVEKVLDQKISNFFYQFDWPGNVRELSNLLERLILTVPNEYVSINDLPDEYQKSTSDEEVVLEEVSLREIVEQAEKTALKKALLKYKTTYQIAEKLQTSQATVFRKLQKYNLS
- a CDS encoding DUF2294 domain-containing protein, which translates into the protein MNKYEAEFSNIVRSFRKKHMGKGPSKITTTFCKNWAICEMEGNLSPVEKFIASADEGKQALRSARTEMVKQIYKKNPPIEMEEFLNCKFVDLFVDIDIDRDFGMSIFVFNEDLQQKFSK
- a CDS encoding L-lactate MFS transporter, which produces MKKTKNRWLIAASAVGIHISIGSVYAWSNFTNPLMEEFGWTAQQVQLTFSIAILFLGLSAAFLGHFVEKYGPRAAGLLAAGFFGAGIIGSGLAVNLGSLPFLYVTYGVLGGIGLGVGYIAPVSTLVKWFPDRRGLATGLAIMGFGFAAAIASPVMESLINSVGTANTFFILGISYLVIMSLSSLYLEKPPVGWAPKGFNEKGQSGKSRIKEDLSQLTANEAIKTSRFYYLWIMLFINVTCGIAILSAAKPLAEESIGLTTVEAAALVGILGIFNGLGRIGWASISDFIGRPNTYTTFFVLQIVLFAVLPHTTEAFLFQVMLAVVYTCYGGGFAAIPAYIGDLFGTKQLGAIHGYILTAWAAAGLAGPMFAAWMKDTTGSYATSLTFFSGMFVLALIVSIVIRRDINKLRQQQVSGSKIAG
- a CDS encoding FdhF/YdeP family oxidoreductase yields the protein MGETKHQGPIKATKAPQPKHWVSPIPFGLGKVKPQHFRDTMKIAWDNKDNLGYASRILTKGVCDGCALGVSGLHDQTLKGPHMCTTRLNVLRLNTMPALKEEIVHADIDELRKYSSTELRKLGRIPYPLIRRNGERKFSRISWDEAMDMIANKMKQLDPKQYAFYLTSRGITNESYYVAAKVSRFLGTNNIDNASRICHSPSKTALKRSIGVGASTVNYQDWFGTDVLLFWGSVASNASPVSTKYMLEAKKRGTKIIVVNPYSEPAMDKYWIPSNMESALFGTKIADDFYQVNIGGDIAFMHGIMKHWFEMEEKQHGSAINHEFVQKHVNDYEELKAHVKQQSWDEIIKSSGISKDRIIELSSLLAKSKNAIFAWALGLTMHSFATDNISQVANLALLRGFLGRKNSGLMPFRGHSSVQGSGEMGADPFVLPGGGFEEENVKHIENIWDFELPKWQGDIVGVTLENIVLPEDHERKIKLYYLSGGNFLETMPDPDFVEKALSELDIRVHQDIIFNTSTLVDAKEAVIVLPAKTRYEQEGGGTSTSTERMVYFSPEIDGNKNEIKEARAEWKIYVDLAKRVKPETAHLVDFKTGQEIRDEIAIANRDYDGIQHLKNAGDVFQWGGAWLCEGGVCPTPDGKGNLISVEIPDLGKKEGQFVVTSRRGKQFNSMVYKETDPFNGAERYDVLMNAEDAKRLSIAEGEGIVVYNGFGVFQGRAKFVDIAKGNLEVHFPEGNFLLPRGRYEKFAGIPDYNITVTVEKADRYNARKDVQYVEKPIEDLEVDAPI